In Nitrospiraceae bacterium, a single window of DNA contains:
- a CDS encoding sigma 54-interacting transcriptional regulator, which produces MTHSTDQLARNFYQTLLEVTNILNSQRNTEDLWKAITGHIKKVISWERAGITLYHSDIDAFRFYAVETSMPVVKLKCDAIIPREGSAMGWVYNHRRLHIRPHLQQNPVFLEDAFYHEEGLGRMINIPMIIGDNCIGSLNIGSVESGDPDPENVLFLRQVATQIAFAIDHVRAYEEINHLKEQLTRENAYLLEEIKVSYDFGAMVGNSQKFKNVLDLAQAVAPTTTSVLIMGETGTGKELLARLLHELSPRKAKPFVRVNCAALPSGLVESELFGHEKGAFTGAETGRPGKFELANGGTLFLDEIGEMPIEAQAKLLRVLQDGIVERVGSIEGKAVDVRIIAATNSDLSKAIAEGRFRSDLYYRLHVFPIVVPPLRERLHDIPLLVRHFMEKNRLQFRRNCQEIDDRSMEMLVQYPWPGNVRELKNVIERAMILCQSSVMHVEDSLLQSPANNMDSMPPTQLKDVERTRILQALAACEWRIDGPLGAAKHLGLHPSTLRSRLKKFGIKRHAE; this is translated from the coding sequence ATGACTCACTCAACCGATCAACTAGCCAGAAACTTCTATCAAACCTTGCTGGAAGTCACGAACATCTTAAATTCCCAACGTAATACGGAAGATCTGTGGAAAGCCATTACGGGACACATTAAGAAGGTGATCTCGTGGGAACGCGCGGGTATTACGCTGTATCATTCTGACATAGATGCTTTCCGGTTTTACGCAGTGGAAACGAGTATGCCGGTGGTGAAGTTGAAATGTGATGCCATCATTCCTCGAGAAGGGAGTGCAATGGGGTGGGTGTATAATCATCGGCGTCTTCATATACGTCCCCATTTACAACAAAATCCCGTATTTTTAGAAGATGCGTTTTATCACGAAGAGGGCCTGGGAAGAATGATTAATATTCCTATGATTATTGGAGATAATTGCATCGGATCTTTAAATATCGGCAGTGTGGAATCCGGGGATCCGGACCCGGAAAATGTCTTGTTTTTACGCCAAGTGGCGACTCAAATTGCCTTTGCCATTGATCATGTACGGGCCTATGAAGAGATCAACCACCTGAAGGAACAGCTCACCCGTGAAAATGCCTATCTCCTAGAAGAAATCAAAGTTTCTTACGATTTTGGAGCGATGGTTGGAAACAGTCAAAAGTTTAAGAACGTGCTGGACTTGGCCCAGGCCGTGGCCCCAACCACAACCTCGGTGCTCATTATGGGGGAAACAGGAACGGGAAAAGAGCTTTTGGCACGATTACTTCATGAGTTGAGCCCTCGCAAGGCAAAGCCTTTTGTGCGAGTCAATTGTGCGGCGTTACCTTCAGGTCTGGTTGAAAGTGAGCTGTTCGGGCATGAAAAGGGCGCCTTTACCGGTGCAGAGACTGGAAGACCCGGCAAATTTGAATTAGCCAATGGTGGCACCTTGTTTCTTGATGAAATCGGGGAGATGCCGATCGAAGCGCAGGCAAAACTTCTGAGGGTTTTACAGGATGGTATCGTGGAACGAGTCGGCAGTATCGAAGGGAAAGCCGTCGATGTGCGAATCATTGCCGCGACCAATAGCGATTTAAGCAAGGCGATTGCCGAAGGACGTTTTCGTTCAGATTTATATTATCGATTGCATGTTTTTCCGATTGTGGTGCCTCCTCTCCGGGAACGTCTGCATGATATTCCCCTTCTGGTGCGACACTTCATGGAGAAAAATCGGTTGCAGTTCAGACGAAACTGTCAGGAAATCGATGATCGTTCAATGGAAATGCTGGTTCAGTATCCATGGCCGGGTAATGTACGGGAACTGAAAAATGTGATTGAACGAGCCATGATTCTTTGCCAATCGTCGGTCATGCATGTGGAAGATTCGTTGTTGCAGTCACCGGCAAACAATATGGATTCTATGCCCCCCACTCAATTAAAAGATGTGGAGCGCACTCGAATACTACAAGCTTTAGCGGCGTGTGAATGGAGAATTGATGGACCATTAGGGGCGGCCAAGCATCTGGGATTACATCCCAGCACCCTGAGAAGCCGATTGAAAAAATTCGGGATCAAGCGGCACGCTGAATAA
- a CDS encoding FAD-dependent oxidoreductase, whose protein sequence is MGKLTKPSIHHVALRNRQEIAKSTMAFYFDRPAGFTFTAGQFIDLSLPNLSTSDPEGHTRALTLASAPSEQPLMVATRLRDTAFKRMLTEIPLGTTIDLEGPFGQFTLPSDDSRTIVLLAGGIGITPFRSMLVEAAHHKLTHQLILLYSNRQQEDAAFLDELQTLQQENPHFTCIGTMTSPNGSTETWKGETGRIDQVMLRKYVKETESALYFVVGPPAMVDGLRKMLESTGIPKTNIRSEEFVGY, encoded by the coding sequence ATGGGAAAACTCACCAAGCCATCCATTCATCATGTGGCATTGAGAAATCGTCAGGAAATCGCCAAAAGTACAATGGCGTTCTATTTTGATCGACCGGCTGGATTCACCTTCACAGCTGGTCAGTTTATCGATCTGTCATTACCGAATCTTTCAACATCCGATCCGGAAGGCCATACACGGGCCTTGACCCTTGCCAGTGCTCCATCCGAACAACCGCTCATGGTCGCCACCCGTTTGCGAGACACCGCATTTAAGCGCATGTTGACAGAAATACCTCTTGGAACGACAATTGACCTTGAAGGTCCATTCGGACAATTCACCCTACCATCTGACGATTCCCGAACGATCGTTCTTCTCGCAGGAGGAATCGGAATTACACCGTTCCGAAGTATGCTGGTGGAAGCCGCTCATCACAAACTTACACATCAACTTATTCTCCTGTATTCAAATCGGCAGCAGGAAGATGCCGCTTTTCTTGATGAACTGCAAACCCTCCAGCAAGAGAATCCGCATTTTACGTGTATTGGAACGATGACGAGTCCAAATGGAAGCACCGAAACATGGAAGGGGGAAACCGGCCGGATAGACCAAGTCATGCTCCGAAAATATGTCAAAGAGACGGAGTCGGCTCTGTATTTTGTTGTGGGGCCCCCTGCCATGGTTGATGGATTACGAAAGATGCTTGAGTCTACCGGCATTCCAAAGACCAATATTCGCTCTGAAGAATTTGTGGGCTATTGA